Proteins co-encoded in one Zygotorulaspora mrakii chromosome 5, complete sequence genomic window:
- the MCM2 gene encoding MCM DNA helicase complex subunit MCM2 (similar to Saccharomyces cerevisiae MCM2 (YBL023C); ancestral locus Anc_8.170) has translation MSDSRRRRREDNEGSDDDERLPPSSPQHVPERSFDPVSSPIGSPIEEDMANPEGEDDEIDENPDLEELEEQMNEVDLMGDDMYADYGDDPEKDRYDVEGLDEEAQEELSLDQRRRVDAHLNERDRLLKNSAYMDDDDEDAGAAQLDGMGLPIQKRRRRRKYDDGMNSDEDLLSDMEIDPLAEELTLESLSNVKANSYSEWITQPNVSRTIARELKSFLLEYTDETGRSVYGARIRVLGEMNSESLEVNYRHLAESKAILALFLAKCPSEMLKIFDLVAMEATELHYPEYARIHSEIHVRISDFPTIHNLRELREHNLNSLVRVTGVVTRRTGVFPQLKYVKFNCLKCGSVLGPFFQDSNDEIKISFCTNCKSKGPFSLNGEKTLYRNYQRITLQEAPGTVPAGRLPRHREVILLADLVDVSKPGEEVEVTGIYKNNYDGNLNAKNGFPVFATIIEANSVKRREGGMTSGDEEGLDVFGWTEEEEREFRKMSRDRGIIDKIISSMAPSIYGHRDIKTAIACSLFSGVPKNVNGKHSIRGDINVLLLGDPGTAKSQILKYVEKTAHRAVFATGQGASAVGLTASVRKDPITKEWTLEGGALVLADKGVCLIDEFDKMNDQDRTSIHEAMEQQSISISKAGIVTTLQARCSIIAAANPNGGRYNSTLPLAQNISLTEPILSRFDILCVVRDLVDEEADERLATFVVDSHIRSHPDNEPESEENKNAEEIDEPLDEEVDEAAARQSSRQKRLERQRKKEEEVSPIPQELLMKYIHYSRIKVYPKLHQMDMNKVSRVYADLRRESVTTGSFPITVRHLESILRIAESFAKMRLSEFVSSWDLDRAIKVVVDSFVEAQKISVRRQLQRSFAIYTLGLQQQ, from the coding sequence ATGTCAGATAGCAGAAGGCGTAGACGTGAGGACAATGAAGGCTCGGACGACGATGAAAGATTACCACCATCTTCACCTCAGCATGTTCCTGAGAGGTCGTTTGATCCAGTTTCGTCTCCGATTGGCTCACCTATAGAAGAAGATATGGCTAATCCAGAAGgcgaagatgatgaaatcgATGAGAACCCTGACCTCGAAGAACTCGAAGAGCAGATGAATGAGGTTGACTTAATGGGTGATGATATGTACGCTGACTATGGCGATGATCCGGAGAAAGATAGGTATGATGTTGAAGGCCTCGACGAAGAAGCACAGGAAGAGCTCTCTTTAGACCAGCGCAGACGTGTTGATGCTCATTTGAACGAAAGAGATAGGCTTCTTAAGAATTCCGCATATAtggatgacgatgatgaggaTGCAGGAGCAGCTCAATTAGATGGAATGGGACTACCAATCCAAAAGCGTCGCCGTAGAAGAAAATATGACGACGGAATGAATAGTGATGAAGATCTGCTCAGTGATATGGAAATTGATCCTTTGGCAGAAGAATTAACGTTAGAATCCTTAAGCAACGTGAAGGCGAATAGTTATTCAGAGTGGATAACGCAACCCAATGTATCAAGAACTATTGCAAGAGaattgaaatcatttttgCTAGAATACACCGATGAAACTGGTCGATCTGTATACGGTGCACGTATAAGAGTGCTTGGTGAAATGAATTCTGAATCCCTGGAAGTTAATTATCGACATCTAGCTGAGTCAAAAGCTATATTGGCCTTATTTCTGGCTAAATGTCCAAGTGAGATgctcaaaattttcgatCTCGTAGCGATGGAGGCAACGGAGCTACACTATCCTGAATACGCTCGTATCCATTCCGAAATACATGTCAGAATTTCTGATTTTCCAACTATACACAATTTGAGAGAATTACGTGAACACAATTTGAACTCTTTAGTTCGTGTCACTGGTGTTGTGACTAGGAGAACTGGTGTTTTTCCGCAATTAAAGTATGTTAAATTCAACTGTTTGAAATGTGGGTCAGTATTAGGTCCATTCTTTCAGGATTCAAACGATGAAATTAAGATATCCTTTTGCACCAACTGTAAATCAAAAGGTCCATTCAGTCTTAATGGTGAAAAAACTCTCTATCGTAATTACCAGAGAATTACCTTACAAGAAGCCCCAGGTACTGTCCCTGCGGGGAGATTACCAAGACATAGAGAAGTTATACTGCTTGCTGACCTAGTTGATGTATCAAAGCCAGgtgaagaagttgaagttACTGGTATTTACAAAAACAACTACGACGGTAACTTGAATGCCAAAAATGGGTTTCCGGTTTTCGCTACTATCATCGAGGCCAACTCAGTAAAAAGGAGGGAAGGTGGCATGACAAGTGGCGATGAAGAAGGCTTGGACGTTTTCGGGTGGACCGAAGAGGAAGAGAGAGAATTTAGAAAAATGTCTAGAGATCGCGGTATTATAGATAAGATTATCTCATCTATGGCGCCTTCAATTTACGGTCACAGGGATATTAAAACGGCAATTGCATGCTCCCTATTTAGTGGTGTCCCAAAAAATGTTAATGGTAAGCATTCGATTCGTGGTGATATAAACGTTCTGTTATTAGGTGATCCTGGTACAGCTAAATcacagattttgaaatatgttgAGAAGACGGCTCATAGAGCAGTCTTTGCAACTGGTCAAGGTGCATCTGCTGTGGGTTTAACTGCCTCTGTCAGGAAAGATCCTATAACGAAAGAATGGACTCTTGAAGGTGGTGCCCTTGTGTTGGCTGATAAAGGTGTCTGTTTAATTGACGAATTCGATAAAATGAATGATCAGGATCGTACTTCTATCCACGAAGCGATGGAGCAACAGAGTATATCCATTTCCAAAGCAGGTATTGTTACCACTCTTCAGGCTCGTTGTTCTATCATAGCAGCCGCAAATCCAAACGGTGGCCGGTATAATTCAACATTACCTTTAGCTCAAAATATAAGCTTGACAGAGCCTATTCTTTCCAGATTTGATATTCTTTGTGTTGTGAGAGACTTGGTCGACGAAGAAGCAGATGAAAGACTGGCAACTTTTGTAGTTGACTCGCATATCAGGTCGCATCCTGATAATGAGCCTGAAAGTgaggaaaataaaaatgcagAAGAAATTGACGAGCCGCTTGATGAAGAGGTTGACGAAGCTGCAGCACGACAATCGTCAAGACAAAAAAGATTGGAGAGACAGaggaaaaaagaggaagaagttTCTCCTATACCGCAGGAACtcttgatgaaatatatacatTATTCGAGGATAAAAGTATATCCCAAATTGCACCAAATGGATATGAATAAAGTTAGTAGAGTTTATGCTGATTTACGAAGGGAAAGTGTTACGACGGGATCTTTTCCAATTACTGTTCGTCATCTGGAGTCAATATTAAGAATTGCTGAATCCTTTGCTAAGATGAGATTATCTGAATTTGTTTCGTCCTGGGATTTGGATAGAGCTATAAaggttgttgttgattCATTTGTTGAAGCTCAAAAGATTAGTGTACGTAGACAATTGCAAAGATCATTTGCAATATATACGTTGGGCCTTCAACAGCAATGA
- the HAP3 gene encoding Hap3p (similar to Saccharomyces cerevisiae HAP3 (YBL021C); ancestral locus Anc_8.167): MSSQQHLGSMGASNGSTAGGANVEDTSTTIGLGGMKEATDIVSGSVPGEVGSTASNFTENVKNEKELARQNQYISELREQDRWLPINNVSRLMKNTLPVTAKVSKDAKECMQECVSEFISFVTSEASDRCSADKRKTINGEDILISLHALGFENYAEVLKIYLAKYRQQQALKNQMMYEHEEEAQDIYRDPDEDHEEDEDEESSQQYNVDKGQIQLQFMDQQQDEPDGERALEE; this comes from the coding sequence ATGAGCTCTCAACAGCATCTAGGGAGTATGGGCGCTAGCAATGGTAGTACTGCAGGCGGTGCAAACGTAGAAGACACAAGTACAACAATCGGGCTGGGAGGCATGAAAGAAGCAACAGACATCGTAAGCGGAAGTGTGCCAGGAGAAGTTGGTAGTACTGCCTCAAATTTCACTGAAAATGtaaagaatgaaaaggagCTAGCAAGACAGAATCAGTACATATCTGAACTGCGAGAGCAAGATAGATGGCTCCCCATAAACAACGTTTCTCGGTTGATGAAAAACACTCTACCAGTAACAGCTAAAGTTTCCAAGGATGCCAAAGAATGTATGCAAGAGTGTGTCAGTGAGTTCATATCGTTCGTCACAAGCGAAGCAAGCGACAGGTGTTCGGCTGATAAGAGAAAGACAATCAATGGCGAAGATATTCTGATATCCCTACATGCACTTGGCTTTGAAAACTATGCTGAAGTGCTCAAAATATACCTTGCCAAGTACAGGCAGCAGCAGGCCctcaaaaatcaaatgatgTATGAGCACGAAGAGGAGGCGCAAGACATATACAGAGATCCAGATGAGGATCatgaagaggatgaagacgaagaatCAAGCCAGCAATATAATGTGGACAAAGGTCAAATACAGCTTCAATTCATGGATCAACAGCAGGATGAACCTGATGGAGAACGTGCGCTGGAGGAATGA
- a CDS encoding uncharacterized protein (ancestral locus Anc_8.169) yields the protein MSDISASEYVSRQEELNDEARQVMPWDASKCTYEMGALKQQVFACRTHNVGICYSCAIQCHTKCDLVELFTKRGFTCECGTEKDSNIDANNIRCQLRKNTEADIPSSTNRYGHNFDGRFCSCDEEYDPESNVVMLQCLLGTECNEDWYHDHCILGNEAGPCKKIEASNSECLTEGFPPLESFDGLICWKCIKRHHSVFQRMISHPLSEKIIEQVVPRNGTNESSNKSNVRKRNIDQVDSVLTPTVDYSILLKPGYSKHFKEIKEACSKDDKLFIFFESLAPFLLEDEHVYEPPIDVDDDRDTDDLLHNILQNDFDRGQAIAGISALNALKSRLTDFLKPFAESGQVVKEDDIKRFFVGRE from the coding sequence ATGTCTGATATTAGTGCCTCAGAGTATGTTTCGCGGCAAGAAGAGCTTAACGACGAGGCAAGGCAGGTGATGCCTTGGGATGCTTCAAAATGCACGTATGAAATGGGAGCTCTCAAGCAACAGGTTTTTGCTTGTCGGACACATAATGTTGGCATATGCTATTCATGCGCCATACAATGTCACACAAAATGTGACCTAGTTGAACTGTTCACAAAGAGAGGGTTTACCTGTGAATGCGGAACAGAAAAGGATTCGAACATCGATGCAAACAATATTCGCTGCCAGTTACGTAAGAACACTGAGGCGGATATcccttcttcaacaaacAGATATGGCCATAACTTTGATGGAAGGTTTTGCTCGTGCGATGAAGAGTACGACCCTGAGAGCAATGTAGTGATGTTACAATGTCTTTTGGGAACCGAATGCAATGAGGACTGGTACCATGATCATTGTATATTGGGCAACGAAGCAGGGCCATGtaagaaaattgaagcGTCTAACTCAGAGTGTCTTACTGAAGGGTTTCCCCCATTGGAATCCTTTGATGGTTTAATTTGCTGGAAATGTATCAAAAGACATCATTCagtatttcaaagaatgatCTCACACCCTCTATCGgagaaaatcattgaaCAAGTGGTGCCTCGTAATGGTACCAATGAATCATCGAATAAATCTAATGTACGCAAAAGGAATATTGACCAGGTTGACAGTGTTCTGACTCCAACAGTGGATTATTCTATCCTTTTGAAACCTGGTTACTCTAAGCAttttaaagaaatcaaagaagcatGTTCGAAAGATGATAAACtattcatctttttcgaaTCGCTGGCACCATTTTTGCTCGAAGACGAGCATGTGTACGAGCCACCCATAGATGTCGATGATGATAGGGACACCGACGATTTGCTTCATAACATACTGCAAAATGATTTTGATAGGGGGCAGGCGATAGCTGGAATATCCGCCTTGAATGCCTTGAAGTCCCGTTTAACcgattttttgaagccaTTTGCTGAAAGTGGTCAGGTCGTTAAGGAAGACGACATAAAAAGGTTTTTCGTTGGAAGAGAATAA
- the PIM1 gene encoding ATP-dependent Lon protease PIM1 (similar to Saccharomyces cerevisiae PIM1 (YBL022C); ancestral locus Anc_8.168) has protein sequence MLSRRTSLAVIGALKSKALVRTAVNGARLNLRFASTANVENGKVFMNSVHWNQYRLQLNDSSIQNELKRLEKKWLDDLELKSDKNNISREDKGNENKNENENENEKDDSDKKDDVNEKGVDNLREEKEHSNSLKSNGSPATSSSGMAGTPPSSSGSGSGDDGNNPMKAKKHVLPEVYPQMLALPISRRPLFPGFYKAVVISDERVMKVIKEMLDRQQPYIGAFMLKNSDSDSDVIEKIEEVYDVGVFAQITSAFPSKDEKTGIETMTALLYPHRRIKIDELLPPKGKDAQEKTVLENEVQVTENDSEIANNEILSKSMTDDSVKLVENERQIAESTEEDEDSNPTEFLKEHDVSLVNVSNLEDEPFDRKSPVINALTSEILKVFKEISQLNTMFREQIATFSASIQSATTNIFEEPARLADFAAAVSAGEEEELQEILESLNIEQRLEKSLLVLKKELMNAELQNKISKDVETKIQKRQREYYLMEQLKGIKRELGIDDGRDKMIETFKKRVEKLQLPEQVQNVFDDEINKLATLETSMSEFGVIRNYLDWITSLPWGITSKEQYSISRAKTILDEDHYGMKDVKDRILEFIAVGKLLGKVDGKILCFVGPPGVGKTSIGKSIARSLNRAFFRFSVGGLTDVAEIKGHRRTYIGALPGRVIQALKKCQTQNPLILIDEIDKIGHAGIHGDPSAALLEVLDPEQNNNFLDNYLDIPIDLSRVLFVCTANTLDSIPRPLLDRMEVIELTGYVAEEKVKIAEQYLAPSAKKTAGLENTNVELTEDAIRSLMKHYCRESGVRNLKKHIEKIYRKAALDVVKQLSIDDTPRPENAENKSSNAKDAPVVGSSEIEGEKIEIEKTKDRAEALKVSDNIKVVIDPENLKSYVGPPVYTSDRLYEITPPGVVMGLAWTSIGGCALYVESVLEQPLHDCKRPSFERTGQLGDVMKESSRLAYSFSKMYLSKKFSENRFFEKASIHLHCPEGATPKDGPSAGVTMASSFLSLALNKSIDPTVAMTGELTLTGKVLRIGGLREKAVAAKRSGAKTIIFPKENMSDWAELPENVKEGLEPLAADWYEDIFQRLFGDVSKNEGNYVWKSEFEMIDAKKDKDD, from the coding sequence ATGCTTAGCAGAAGGACCTCACTGGCTGTAATAGGCGCTCTGAAGAGTAAGGCTTTGGTCAGGACTGCAGTCAATGGTGCGAGACTCAACCTGAGATTTGCTAGTACAGCTAATGTGGAAAACGGCAAGGTTTTCATGAACAGTGTTCATTGGAATCAATATCGTCTGCAACTGAATGACAGCTCCATACAGAACGAGCTCAAGCGGttagaaaagaaatggtTGGATGATTTAGAGTTAAAATCAGATAAGAATAATATTAGTCGAGAAGACAAAGGAAATGAGAATAAGAATGAGAATGagaatgagaatgaaaaggatgatagtgacaaaaaagatgatgtGAATGAGAAAGGCGTTGACAACTTGAGGGAGGAGAAGGAGCACAGTAACAGTCTCAAATCAAATGGTAGTCCTGCAACGTCTAGTTCAGGAATGGCAGGAACGCCTCCCTCATCTTCTGGGAGTGGCAGTGGCGATGATGGAAACAATCCGATGAAGGCAAAGAAACATGTCTTGCCTGAAGTTTACCCTCAAATGCTAGCCCTTCCTATTTCTAGGCGTCCGCTGTTCCCAGGCTTTTACAAAGCTGTCGTCATTTCTGATGAGAGGGTTATGAAAGTCATCAAAGAGATGTTAGATCGTCAACAACCTTATATCGGCGCGTTTATGCTTAAAAATTCTGATTCTGATTCTGATGTCATTGAGAAAATCGAGGAGGTTTATGACGTCGGAGTTTTTGCCCAAATAACGAGTGCGTTTCCGAgtaaagatgaaaagacGGGTATTGAAACAATGACGGCACTCTTGTACCCTCACAGAAGAATtaaaattgatgaattaCTTCCTCCAAAAGGCAAAGATGCTCAGGAGAAAACAGTTTTAGAGAATGAAGTTCAGGTCACCGAAAATGATTCAGAAATCGCAAACAATGAGATACTCAGTAAGTCGATGACAGACGATTCAGTTAAACTTGTGGAGAATGAACGTCAAATCGCTGAGTCTACTGAGGAAGACGAAGACTCAAATCCCACggaatttttgaaggaacATGATGTTTCTTTAGTAAACGTATCAAACTTAGAAGATGAACCTTTTGATAGAAAATCACCTGTCATAAATGCTCTGACgtctgaaattttgaaagtattcaaagaaatatcTCAATTAAATACCATGTTTCGCGAGCAAATAGCGACTTTTTCGGCCTCGATACAATCTGCTACAACCAACATATTCGAAGAGCCTGCAAGGCTAGCAGATTTTGCTGCTGCGGTATCTGCAGGAGAGGAAGAGGAGTTACAGGAAATTCTCGAATCACTGAATATCGAACAACGCTTAGAGAAGTCATTACTGgtgttgaagaaagagtTGATGAATGCGGAGCTACAAAACAAGATCTCAAAGGATGTGGAAACTAAGATTCAGAAGAGACAAAGAGAATACTATTTAATGGAACAACTTAAGGGTATAAAAAGAGAGCTGGGTATTGACGATGGTCGCGATAAGATGATCGAAACTTTTAAAAAGAGAGTCGAAAAGCTTCAATTACCAGAGCAAGTTCAGAACGTTTTCGATGACGAAATAAATAAACTCGCAACGTTAGAAACTTCTATGTCTGAATTTGGCGTCATCAGAAATTATTTAGATTGGATCACATCGTTACCCTGGGGAATAACCTCTAAAGAACAATATTCTATATCACGAGCCAAAACCATATTAGACGAAGATCATTATGGAATGAAGGATGTAAAGGATCGTATTCTTGAGTTCATCGCGGTTGGAAAGTTGCTTGGTAAAGTTGATGGCAAAATTCTATGTTTTGTTGGACCACCAGGTGTTGGTAAAACTTCCATCGGCAAATCTATTGCGCGTTCATTGAATCGTGcattttttcgtttttctgTAGGTGGCTTGACTGATGTTGCCGAAATTAAGGGACATAGAAGAACATACATCGGTGCTCTACCTGGAAGAGTGATCCAAGCCTTGAAGAAATGTCAGACACAAAATCCACTCATAttaattgatgaaatagaTAAAATCGGGCATGCAGGTATTCATGGTGATCCCTCTGCTGCATTATTGGAGGTTTTAGATCCGGAGCAGAACAATAACTTCTTGGATAACTACTTAGATATTCCGATTGATCTATCTAGGGTTCTATTTGTCTGCACAGCCAACACTTTGGATTCAATTCCAAGACCGTTGCTCGATAGGATGGAAGTTATCGAATTAACCGGTTATGTCGCCGAGGAAAAAGTTAAAATTGCAGAACAGTATCTGGCCCCAAGTGCAAAAAAGACTGCAGGCTTAGAAAATACAAACGTCGAACTTACTGAAGATGCAATTAGATCTTTAATGAAACATTATTGTAGGGAAAGTGGTgtgagaaatttgaaaaagcatATAGAGAAGATATACCGTAAGGCGGCTCTAGATGTTGTCAAACAATTGAGCATAGACGACACGCCTCGTCCAGAGaatgctgaaaataaatcttcaaatgcCAAAGATGCTCCGGTTGTTGGAAGCTCTGAAATAGAAGGggagaaaattgaaattgaaaagacgAAGGATAGAGCCGAGGCACTCAAAGTCTCGGATAATATCAAGGTCGTGATAGATCCagaaaacttgaaaagTTATGTCGGTCCTCCTGTTTACACCTCAGATAGGTTGTATGAGATTACACCACCCGGCGTCGTGATGGGGCTAGCATGGACAAGTATAGGAGGTTGTGCGCTATATGTAGAGTCGGTTTTGGAGCAACCGTTGCACGATTGTAAACGACCATCATTTGAACGCACTGGCCAATTGGGAGATGTTATGAAAGAATCTTCTCGTTTGGCATATTCTTTCTCTAAGATGTAcctttccaaaaaattttcagaaaacagattttttgaaaaggcaTCTATTCATCTGCATTGTCCAGAGGGCGCTACTCCAAAAGATGGGCCATCTGCTGGTGTAACTATGGCATCATCGTTTTTGTCATTAGCTCTTAACAAATCTATCGATCCCACAGTAGCCATGACGGGTGAACTAACATTAACAGGGAAAGTTTTAAGAATTGGAGGTCTAAGAGAGAAAGCTGTAGCGGCTAAGAGATCGGGAGCAAAAACGATTATTTTTCCCAAAGAAAATATGAGCGACTGGGCAGAATTACCAGAAAATGTGAAGGAGGGTTTGGAGCCTCTTGCTGCGGACTGGTACGAGGACATTTTCCAAAGGTTATTTGGAGATGTTTCCAAAAATGAGGGAAACTATGTATGGAAATCCGAATTTGAGATGATTGatgcaaaaaaagacaaagatgACTGA
- the RFT1 gene encoding glycolipid translocation protein (similar to Saccharomyces cerevisiae RFT1 (YBL020W); ancestral locus Anc_8.166): MEKKNVRSPVSSSEQILEKSTKGATFLMMGQIFTKMITFVLNSLLIRFLSPRIFGISAFLEFIVGTALFFSREAIRLSTLRIKEQLDVEDSEAAAKERSSVFQIAANFAHITLWIGVPLSVFLITWQYRNINSYFVSLPYFTFSILLIWASIIIELLSEPFFIVNQFMLNYSVRSRFESISVTVGCVANFAVIVSYEKSLFHLPNDNSEVSKEGTAILAFAIGKLVHAISLLMCYYFDYLRNFSSEKMFKLRLTKIRAEDGKRSYYFQHDILEHFKKVYFQMCFKHLLTEGDKLIINSLCSVEEQGIYSLLSNYGSLITRLLFSPIEESLRLFLARLLSINNSKNVRLSMEVLVNLTKFYLYLSILILIFGPTNSPFLLHFLIGSKWSTTSVLDEIRVYCFYLPLLAMNGILEGFFQSIATGDQILKHSYFMMVFSGVFLMNCWILIEYLELSISGLIASNIINMLLRIGYCVWFINRFYRQVAIDSSFLVNFTDLKWVSLLGVVIWIIDWWLIGFTKNFQQFSVNIALAFSLLVVILLKERNSLRSLVGKSKLSSSKNI, from the coding sequence atggagaagaaaaatgtaCGTTCACCTGTCAGTTCGAGTGAGCAGATCCTCGAGAAATCAACTAAAGGCGCCACATTCCTTATGATGGGACAAATATTTACCAAAATGATCACATTTGTGCTTAACAGCCTTCTGATACGATTTCTTTCACCtagaatttttggaatatCGGCTTTCTTGGAGTTTATTGTGGGAACagcattatttttcagtagAGAAGCCATCAGGCTGTCGACATTGAGGATTAAAGAACAATTAGATGTGGAAGATAGCGAAGCAGCTGCAAAGGAGAGATCTTCAGTTTTTCAGATTGCTGCTAATTTTGCCCATATCACGCTCTGGATTGGTGTGCCACTGTCggtttttttgataacatGGCAATATAGAAACATCAATTCTTATTTTGTGTCTCTGCCGTATTTTACCTTTTCTATCTTGCTGATCTGGGCCAGCATCATTATTGAGTTATTGAGTGaaccatttttcattgtcaaTCAATTTATGTTAAATTATTCTGTAAgatcaagatttgaaagTATATCTGTGACAGTCGGTTGTGTCGCAAATTTTGCAGTGATTGTATCTTACGAAAAATCACTATTTCATCTTCCAAATGACAATTCAGAAGTCTCAAAAGAAGGCACTGCCATCTTGGCTTTTGCAATTGGGAAACTAGTCCATGCAATTTCGCTATTGATGTGTTACTACTTTGATTACTTGAggaatttttcttctgaaaaGATGTTCAAACTACGCTTAACGAAGATTCGTGCTGAGGATGGGAAACGCAGCTATTACTTTCAGCACGACATCTTGGAGCATTTCAAGAAAGTTTACTTCCAAATGTGCTTTAAACATTTACTCACCGAGGGTGACAAACTAATAATCAATTCGCTATGCTCTGTGGAAGAACAGGGTATTTATTCTCTATTATCAAATTACGGATCATTGATTACAAGGCTGCTTTTCTCCCCTATCGAAGAGTCACTGCGCCTATTTTTGGCAAGACTACtttcaataaataataGCAAAAATGTGAGATTGTCAATGGAAGTTTTGGTCAACTTGacaaaattttatttgtaTTTGTCAATTCTAATCTTGATCTTTGGACCAACAAATTCCCCATTtttattgcattttttgattggGTCAAAATGGTCAACAACATCCGTATTAGACGAAATCCGTGTCTACTGTTTCTATTTACCATTGTTGGCAATGAATGGAATACTCGAGGGGTTCTTTCAAAGTATAGCTACCGGTgatcaaatattgaaacaTTCATACTTCATGATGGTTTTTTCGGGTGTATTCCTAATGAACTGCTGGATATTGATAGAATATCTTGAGCTATCAATAAGTGGTCTGATAGCCAGTAATATCATAAATATGTTGTTACGCATTGGTTACTGCGTTTGGTTCATCAATCGATTTTACAGACAAGTGGCAATTGATTCTTCGTTCTTGGTTAATTTTACTGATTTGAAATGGGTGTCTCTGTTAGGTGTAGTAATATGGATAATCGATTGGTGGTTAATCGGTTTCACCAAGAACTTCCAACAATTTTCCGTTAATATAGCGTTGGCATTCTCGCTACTTGTAGTTATCCTGttaaaagaaagaaattctTTGAGAAGTCTTGTTGGGAAAAGCAAATTATCTAGTTCTAAAAACATATAA